CCCCGGCTTTGCCGCCGCCGGAATGGAAGACCGGGCACGGGATTATCTGGCCACAACACTGGACCGGTTCCGCAACCCGTTCCTGGATCACAGGCTGGCCGATATCGCCCAAAACCACCGCCAAAAGATAGAGCGCCGCATCCGTGGGTTTGTCCATTGGGCACAAAGCCACGGCGATACAACAAAAAAACCTGCGCTTGCCGCCATGATCAACAAGGTTCCCGCACCATGAAGATTAACGCCCTTCGCCTGAACGAAACCGACAATGTCCTGATCGCGCTGCTGCCGCTTAAATCGGGTGATACATCATCACCGGGCATTAATGTGGCCGAAGACATTGGTGCTGGCCACAAATTTGCAGCCCGCGATATCGTCAAAGGCGAACAAATCGTCAAATACGGCCAGGTTATTGGTGTTGCAATTGCCGACATCGCAACAGGCACGCTGGTTCACAGCCACAATCTGGCCATGGGCGATGCCCGCCTTGGTGCCGATAAAGCCGCTGCGCCGGTTTTACCCCGCCCCGAACGCGATACCTTTATGGGGTATCGCCGTAAAAATGGCCGGGTCGGTACGCGCAATTTTATTGGCATTGTTTCAACGGTCAATTGTTCGGCCACGGTTTGCCGCGCCATTGCCGATGCCGCAACCCGCACCCTTTTGCCGAAATATCCCGGCATTGATGGCTTTGCGCCCATCGTTCATGACCAGGGCTGTGGCATGGTCAATCATGGCGAAGGTTACGACATTCTGGTGCGCACCCTTGCGGGTTATCGCGACCATCCCAATTTTGGCGGTGTTTTGCTGGTCGGGCTGGGTTGCGAGGTCAACCAGCTTAGTGCTTATGGCGAAAAAGAAGACCCCGATTACGCCGCCCGCTATGCCAGCTTCAATATCCAGTCAGCTGCCGGTTCATCATCGGCGGTGCGCAAGGCGGTTGAAATCCTTGATGGTATCGCCGCTGTCGTGTCCAAAGACCAGCGCGAAACCTGCCCGGCATCCGAACTTGTTTTGGGTATGCAATGTGGCGGTTCTGATGGTTTTTCGGGCCTTTCGGCCAACCCCGCACTTGGCGTTGCCAGCGACCTTCTGGTCGCGGCAGGCGGAACCAGCCTGCTTTCCGAAACACCGGAAATTTTTGGTGCCGAACATTTGCTGATCGCGCGGTCCGATGCCGAAACCGGCGCACGGATTGCCGATATGATCGAATGGTGGAAAGACTACGCCGAAAAGAACAATGCCACGCTTGATAACAACCCGTCACCGGGAAACAAGCGCGGCGGTTTGACCACCATTCTGGAAAAATCACTTGGTGCCGTTGCCAAATCGGGGCGGGCACCGGTAGCCGATGCCATTGGCTACGCCTATCCGGTACGCAAACCCGGCCTCGTTTACATGGACAGCCCCGGCTATGACCCGGTTTCGGCCACGGGCCAGGTCGCCAGTGGCGCCAATATCATTGCTTTTACAACCGGTCGCGGTTCGTGTTTTGGCGCGAAACCGGCACCGTCGCTCAAGCTGGCATCAAGCAGCAGCCTGTTTGCCCGCATGCCCGAAGATATGGATATCGATTGCGGCACCGTGATTACCGGCCAACAAACCCACGAGGAACTGGGCCTGCAAATTTACAACACCATTCTCGATACCGCATCGGGCGCAAAAACAAAAAGCGAGGAATTTGGCTATGGCGACAATGAGTTTGTCCCATGGAAAATTGGCGCGGTCCTTTAACCGCGCCCCCGCGTAACCAGACATGGCCCAACGGGCCACCAAAACACCTGACAGGAATGCCCGGCAAACGGGCACCTGCCTTTCCGCAAAGATGCGGCAAAACCAATAATAACGGCAACAAAACCCATTTTACCGATCGGGAGGAAACCCATAAATGTTCTCGTCTTTTAAGGCCATTTTTCCGTCTACAGCCATTGCAGCCGCCACATTGGCGTTTGGCCTTGTTACGTCCGCGCAGGCGGCCGAAATCCTGAAATTTGCCCATATTTATGATGAATCAACGCCCTATCACCAGGTGCTGCTGAAAGCCGCCGAGGAAATCAAGGCAAAGACCGATGACCGCTATGAAATGCAGGTTTTCCCGTCTTCATCGCTGGGCAACGAAGAATCCATCAATGAAGGCCTGTCGCTTGGGACCGTCGATCTGATCTATACCGGCCCGGCATTCATGGCGCAAAGCTACCCGGAAATCGGCGTCATCGATTACCCGTTTGTTTTCCGTAACTATGACCATTGGCAGGCTTTCTGGAACAGCGACCTGCGCGATGAAATGGCCAAAGGTTACCAGGACGCGACGGGCAATATCCTGATCACCCATACCTATTACGGGACCCGTCAGGTTACTGCCAACAAACCGATCCTCAAGCCCGAAGACATGAAAGGCCTGAAGATCCGCGTGCCGAACGCACCGGCCTATACCATGTTCCCCAAAGCCGTTGGCGCGAACCCGACCCCGATGGCCTTTTCGGAAGTTTACCTTGGCCTGCAGCAGGGCGTTGTTGATGCCCAGGAAAACCCGCTGCCGACCATCAAGGCGGCGCAGTTTTACGAAGTACAAAGCGATATCAGCCTGACCGGCCACACCATTGCCACCCTGACCACCCTGATGTCAGGCAGCACCTATGACCATATCGACGAAGCGGATCGCAAAATCATTGTCGATATCCTGCGCGAAGCATCGGCCGATGCCACCAAACAGGTCCGCGACCAGGAAGCATCCCTGGTTCAGTGGTTCAAGGACCAGGGTGTGAAAGTTCACGATGTCGACCGTCAGCCGTTCATGGATATCGTTCAGCCGCTGCTGAAGGGCAAAGACATGCCCTGGTCGCCTGAAACCTTCGACCGTCTGCAGGCCATTGGCAAATAATCTGCCCTTTTGTGCCTGATGAATGGGACGGATGGAGTTTCTCCCTGCTTCATCCGTCCTGTCGTGCTGTTTGATGCCGAAGGTGGGCCATGAACAAGCTTACAAGCGACAGCGAAATTGCCAAGGAAATCACCAGCCAGATTGATGCCCAACAAACCGATATCAGCGATATTTCCTGGTGGGATGCGCCGATATTTGCCGTTTTCTGGGCCTTGATCCTGGTTGTTTTCCTGCAATTTTTTTCACGCTATGTCCTGAATAATTCGATTTCCTGGACCGAGGAAATCGCCCGTTACCTGCTGATCATCGTGACCTTTTCCGGCGCTGCCATCTGCGCGCGCAAGAAAAGCCACATCTATCTGGATTTCTTCCATCTTTACATTCCCAAGGCTGCGTCACGCGCCCTGTTCTTTTTGATGGATCTGGCAACAGCGGGCTTTTTTGCCTATGCGGCATGGTCGGGCGTAACGCTTGCCAACCGGATGGGACGGCAACGTATGATCAGCATTGATCTTTCCCGGTCATGGATGTTCTGGGCCGTTATCGTCTGCCTGGCACTTACTGCCGCCATCACCCTTGTTCGCGCCTTTTACACCCTGCGGAGGCCCGCACCATGAGCCTGGCAATCATGTTTATCCTGCTGGCGGTGCTGCTGGTTTGTGGCGCGCCGGTGGCGGTTGCACTGGCGGGGTCATCGCTGGTTTATCTTTTTATTGCCGGTATGCCGCCGGTGAGCATGCTCCATAACATGATCAACGGGGTGAACAGCTTTCCGCTGCTTGCCGTGCCGTTTTTCATTATGGCTGGCCACCTGATGAATACCGGTGGCATTACGGTGCGCATCTTTAATTTTGCCCGCGCCATTGTGGGCTGGATGCCCGGTGGGCTGGGCCATGTCAATGTCGGGGCCAGCGTTATTTTTGCCGGTATGTCCGGTGCGGCTGTGGCCGATGCGGGCGGCCTTGGCAATGTTGAAATCAAGGCCATGCGCGATGCAGGCTATGACACGCCCTTTGCCGTTGGCATTACAGCAGCATCATCGACCATCGGCCCGATCATTCCGCCCTCCCTGCCGCTGGTTCTGTTTGGGGTGATTGCCCAGGTTTCCATCGGTCAGCTTTTCCTGGCCGGGATCATTCCGGGCCTGATGATGGCCGTTGCATTGATGGTTATGGTGGCGTGGTATTCCCGCCGGCGCAATTACCCCCGTGACCAGGCCTTTGCCTGGGGCGTTCTGGGTCGTGCCAGCAAGGAAGCCTTCCTGCCACTCATGACGCCGGTCATCATCATTGGCGGTATTTCCACCGGCCTTTTCACCCCGACCGAGGCCGCCGTCGGCGCCGTTGCCTATTCGCTGGTTCTGGGGCTGGCGGTTTATCGTACGCTGACGATGCGCCACCTGTTACGCGTTACCATGGACACGGTCGAAACCACAGCCGCCATCATGTTGATCGTTGGCGCAGCCGCAGTATTTGCCTGGATTTTGACAGCCAACCAGTCGGCACAGCATCTGGCAAATTTTGTTCTTGGTTTTACCGACAACAAAAACCTGATCATTGTTCTGATCATGCTGCTGGTGCTTGTTGTGGGCTGTTTCATGGAAACCATCGCAGCCATCACCATTCTGGTGCCGGTATTACTGCCAGTTGCGCAAACCGTCGGTATCGACCCGGTTCATCTGGGCATCATCGTTATCCTGAACCTGATGCTCGGTCTGCTGACCCCGCCTGTGGGCATGGTGCTTTATGTGCTTTCGCGCGTATCGGGTGTCCGGTTCGAGGAATGCGTCAAGGCAACGGCACCTTTCCTGATACCGCTGTTAATTGTGCTGTTCCTGCTGGCCTTCATCCCGCAGCTTAGCACCCTGCTACCAACCCTGCTTTATCGCTAGGATATGGTGGACTGAATTTTAAAACGGCGCGGCATGCATCCTGACCGGCATGCCGCGCCGTTTTTGTTTACGGTGGCGCGCTCCATATACGTTCCCATCATTATCGCGCCAGTGCCGGTTCCTCACGCCCTGCCTTCATCCGATTTTTCCCTGCCCGCGCCCTATCTCCCAACGCCCCACAAATAGCCAGTTCGCCCCTCTGCCGCACCACAAGGTGCCCCAAATGCCGCCTTCCCGTTTCCCGGCAGGTAAAATTCCCGAAAGATCATCAATTTTTTAAACGCTAAACTCTTGACATATGACTTATGTCATAAGATGGTGAAGCACCGGGAACAACCCGGACAAGAACACGCAAAAATGCGATATCCTTTCGGGAGGAAACAGAATGAAACGGACCCTCGTCGCGCTTGGCGCGATTGCCCTTGCCTGCGCCAGTTTTTCCCAATCCGCCTTTGCCAAATGGCCTGAACGGGCCGTCACCATCATTGTGCCCTGGTCGGCTGGTGGTGGTACCGATGCCACCGCACGCGCGGTTGCCCAGCAGCTTGAACAACGGCTGGGCCAGCCTTTTAACGTTGTAAACCGCACAGGTGGCGGTGGCGTGGTTGGCCATGTTGCCATCGCCAATGCCCCGGCCGATGGATACACCCTTGGCGTGGTGACCATTGAAATGACCATGTATGACGCCCAGGGTATTCCCGGTGCCAAGCCAGAGGATTTCACCCTGATTGGCCGCTTTAACGCCGATCCGATTGCGGTGAATGTGCGCGCAGATGCACCCTATAAAACGGTTGGCGAGCTGATTGACGCCGTCAAGGCCCACCCCGGCGATATCAAGGCATCGGGG
This genomic window from Thalassospira marina contains:
- a CDS encoding TRAP transporter small permease, with translation MNKLTSDSEIAKEITSQIDAQQTDISDISWWDAPIFAVFWALILVVFLQFFSRYVLNNSISWTEEIARYLLIIVTFSGAAICARKKSHIYLDFFHLYIPKAASRALFFLMDLATAGFFAYAAWSGVTLANRMGRQRMISIDLSRSWMFWAVIVCLALTAAITLVRAFYTLRRPAP
- a CDS encoding sialic acid TRAP transporter substrate-binding protein SiaP — encoded protein: MFSSFKAIFPSTAIAAATLAFGLVTSAQAAEILKFAHIYDESTPYHQVLLKAAEEIKAKTDDRYEMQVFPSSSLGNEESINEGLSLGTVDLIYTGPAFMAQSYPEIGVIDYPFVFRNYDHWQAFWNSDLRDEMAKGYQDATGNILITHTYYGTRQVTANKPILKPEDMKGLKIRVPNAPAYTMFPKAVGANPTPMAFSEVYLGLQQGVVDAQENPLPTIKAAQFYEVQSDISLTGHTIATLTTLMSGSTYDHIDEADRKIIVDILREASADATKQVRDQEASLVQWFKDQGVKVHDVDRQPFMDIVQPLLKGKDMPWSPETFDRLQAIGK
- a CDS encoding TRAP transporter large permease, producing MSLAIMFILLAVLLVCGAPVAVALAGSSLVYLFIAGMPPVSMLHNMINGVNSFPLLAVPFFIMAGHLMNTGGITVRIFNFARAIVGWMPGGLGHVNVGASVIFAGMSGAAVADAGGLGNVEIKAMRDAGYDTPFAVGITAASSTIGPIIPPSLPLVLFGVIAQVSIGQLFLAGIIPGLMMAVALMVMVAWYSRRRNYPRDQAFAWGVLGRASKEAFLPLMTPVIIIGGISTGLFTPTEAAVGAVAYSLVLGLAVYRTLTMRHLLRVTMDTVETTAAIMLIVGAAAVFAWILTANQSAQHLANFVLGFTDNKNLIIVLIMLLVLVVGCFMETIAAITILVPVLLPVAQTVGIDPVHLGIIVILNLMLGLLTPPVGMVLYVLSRVSGVRFEECVKATAPFLIPLLIVLFLLAFIPQLSTLLPTLLYR
- a CDS encoding UxaA family hydrolase, producing the protein MKINALRLNETDNVLIALLPLKSGDTSSPGINVAEDIGAGHKFAARDIVKGEQIVKYGQVIGVAIADIATGTLVHSHNLAMGDARLGADKAAAPVLPRPERDTFMGYRRKNGRVGTRNFIGIVSTVNCSATVCRAIADAATRTLLPKYPGIDGFAPIVHDQGCGMVNHGEGYDILVRTLAGYRDHPNFGGVLLVGLGCEVNQLSAYGEKEDPDYAARYASFNIQSAAGSSSAVRKAVEILDGIAAVVSKDQRETCPASELVLGMQCGGSDGFSGLSANPALGVASDLLVAAGGTSLLSETPEIFGAEHLLIARSDAETGARIADMIEWWKDYAEKNNATLDNNPSPGNKRGGLTTILEKSLGAVAKSGRAPVADAIGYAYPVRKPGLVYMDSPGYDPVSATGQVASGANIIAFTTGRGSCFGAKPAPSLKLASSSSLFARMPEDMDIDCGTVITGQQTHEELGLQIYNTILDTASGAKTKSEEFGYGDNEFVPWKIGAVL